In Salmo trutta chromosome 24, fSalTru1.1, whole genome shotgun sequence, the DNA window AGCGCATTTTCGGCACAGATATTTGAGACATCTTttttcatttttcaaacaatagAGTGCCGGATTTATGAACTAGCATTAGAATTTCATTGCAGAAAACTACAGATTAAAAGATTATGCAGGAATAAGATATTGATAGACAGAAAGAGTATTTATCTTTACACATATCCTAACTCTGCTCTTGGTAGTAATTTACCTCATCACTGTTGAACTGTGCAGAGTAATGCAACATTATAGCGATCTGAAATCAATAAAAACAGGGACATATTACACAAGCTAAATTGTACAATTAACTACTGAGTTGGTTCTCTATGTATTTATATGTTAATATAGATCCGTCTCAGGCATTAAATTATGATTATGTCGTCAGTTAGATTTTGGCTGGTGACACATTACTTTATGAGGTAAAACAGGGCATAGCTTATTTGTTGGGTTTTGATCCTGAGCACTATGAATGAGCGCACTGATGGCCAGGGCCAGTGTGATTAGCGTAGTGCACTAACGAGCTGGAATGGCCCGGGAGTTACTGGCCCTAAAATAACATGGTTGGGACAGGCCCTCGTTTCCCTGGGATAGGGCCCAGCAGGGCACACAGGAGTAAATCACGCAGGAAGGAGAACCGTGTTCAAGATGAAATGTCACCCAGATTTATGATCACAGtaaaaacctgctccttttaatGGCTCCAGTTTCCTCCGTCTGACTCCACTTctccttctctgcctctctctttccaaCCTCTCTCACTCATACTTACACTCCCTCCTTTCTCTATGTGCCTCTCTTGTTCTTTTGACTATCTGTTTTCCCGTCACAACtcttccttcctctttctcttgcCCCGCCCTTGTTATGTTTTATGTACCCAACCCATCCCTCGCACTGAccctcttttttttttcttccactgtttcagtctctcgttctctctctcacacaggacTGGTCTGGAGGCGATCATGGAGACCTATGCGTTCTGGAGACCGCCTGTGAGGACACTCACGTTTGAGGACTTCACCAACATGCAGAAACAGCAAGGTGGGTCAAACTGTATCTAATCTATGTCCTAATCTCCCATCTACACTGTCTCACTGTCACTGCATACCTTTTCCTTTCCCTTTCCTCACAACGCATCGATTATCTATGTCCTTCATCAGTCTGGTCATCACTGGTCATCACTTTTGGCATGTCCGTCTGACTTGGAATGTACTGAACTTTTCACATTCTGCAGGACTTTCACAATAAAATAATTAAATGAACCCTGTGGCTTTTGGATGGCTTTGTGACGTGAGCGGTATCAGTGAAAGTCGCATGCGTCTCTCCCCACCGAGCACAGCCCAGTGTCTCTACTCATGGCTTGTATCACAGGCCCCCGATGCTTAAAGCAAGCCGATTTCTTCAGCACTCCTTCCTCCGAGGTCATGATGACGTTACACCACTCAGTATTTTGTCTGTGTCGACATCTGTTTGTTATCACAAACTCCTCCAAACCGATTAGATGTTAATTAAAGTCCTCGCGCCTCTGATGAACTTTGGGCGCTCCGTAAGGACTgagcacccccccacccccccagctCCACCAGACGGCCTTCCAGCGGGGTAATCAACCGTTCCCCTCAGCAACACTAACGCTGCTCTAACCCCTGCCGACCAGAAAGGAAAACATGACATCACTGTGATATCTTCCTCGCCTTACCAACAGAAACTTGCAAAACTGAACTGAACAGAACAGCACAGCGGTATTATCAAAGGCATATGGCGCAATCAGAATCAGAACTCTGGCCAAGAGAGAATCCTGAATTAGTTAGTTATGCagtgttattttttttctttatctGGTTTCAAATGGAATTTTAGTGAATGTGGCCCAAATTctcattaataaaaaaatatgtgaGTGATATCCCACAGCTATCGGTCAATTCCAAAAGCTTGACTTATTGCATGTTAACCTGTGCCAAGatgagttttttatttttacggTCATACATGTCTACATTATGAATGCATGATTCTGTGAGAAAAGGGGCAAGCTCGGAGCTTTGTTGACCCGACATGTAATGTACCAAACTGAAGCCACATTTATGCTCAGAAACAATAACTGTTATTTATGAGGGTTTAAGATcccataaatagtactctttcaaAGAAGTAATGCAGTCATGCAATTAGTCCTTAAAATCAGATGTTGAGCAAGTCGAGGTGGTGAAGTCAGCTGCAATTTACAAGTAAGTGTAATATTGAATTCTTTAATACATGTGAATTAAGATGCTTATGCGCCAGTCTTAAACAGCACTCTCTTATTTGACCGGTTAAGATCAAACGGCAGCAGTTGCTGGAAGGAGACATTCTGGCGGCTAAAGGATGAAATGAGAGATATTCTCAGAGTGTGATTGTTGGCCagtgtttgtgttgttgtttcaCTCCGTAGCGCTGGTTCTGTCTCACTgtctttgtgttgtgtgtgtgtgtctctgtgtgttttttaGGAGGAAGCACGGGCACCTCTCCCACCACCTCCAGCACAGGAACCCCCTCCCCTTCTGGTGCAGCCCACCTCCTGTCCCCCTCCTGCTCACCGCCTACCTTCCACCTGGCTCCCAACACTttcaacgtgggctgcagggagAGCCAGTTGTGCAGCATGGGGTTGTCTGAGTACCCGGCCTGCGCCCGCAGCAACATGGCGGCCCTACAGGGCTACGGGGGACTGGCCGACAGCTCCTACGGACGCCTCCAGGCAGCAGGGGGCACTGTGGCCTCCACCCAGCAGTCTGAATCCTTCCTGCCCCAGAGGACTTCCTCCCTGATTGCTGCGGGAATGCAGGGGGGTGGCCATGGCTCTCTGTCCGGTGGCAGCAGTGGAAGCACTGGCGGAAAGATGGATGCCTATGGAGGTCAGCTGACCTCGTTCCCGGCCTCCCAGCTGCAGTATGTGATGCACGCGGGCTCTAGCTCCGCTTCTGGCTCTTCCTCCTCTGGCTCCTCCCCCTCATCCACCCACATGTTCAGCGGGGGCCACCACCATGTGCAACAGGGGTCCTACAACGCTTTCTCACTCCACAACCCCTACAACCTGTATGGATACAACTTCCCCACCTCCCCTCGTCTGGCTGCCAGCCCCGAGAAGCCCCAGGGCGGTCTCCTGTGTTCCTCTTCCCCTGCCGGGGCATTTGCCGAGCGCCAGTACCTGTCCAACGGTGGCATGGACAGCATGCACATGATCGGCAATCCCTCCACTGGCCAGCAGGGGGCTGGCTCCTGTGATGGCCGTCAGTATGGCTCCTCCTCTCAAATGTCTATGCACATCGTGTAAAAACTAGGATCTCACTTCTGACCCAATTTTTGCTGTCCCGTTATTTCAACAAGTTATGTTTCTTCTACTATAAATCTGTTATCTCAGATGTGCTATTGATGTTGAGTCATTTTACATTTAGCGTTTGTAATACTGAGGTAGCGTACAAAGTGAACCTTTCAAAAAATGACTTTTCATCTCAAGATTcttgttgttttgaatttcacCCCAACAGGCTTTATTCAACGGAGTGAAACTGTTATTTAATTGCCACAATAGTGTTAAAAAGGCGAAGTGAAACCGTATACCTGACTCTCTCAGTAACTGTTCAGAACACTAACCCCACTATTGGGGACACACAGAGGGATCCGTGAAGGAGAGGAGCCCATATACCCTTACTGTGCAGGGATTCTCAGGAGTGAACCCATGAATTTGTAATGGTGCAATAGTAATGACAGCCTCTACAGTAACTCAGCCTTGTTGCTATGGATTATATCCAGCCCCGGACATGATGTGACAGGGGCTTCGTGAGATCCAGAAACTTCACCTCCACTTCCACATCTCTAGTTGTAACAGGACAGTTATGCAACATTATTCTATAGCGTTGTGGCAACATTGGGAGAGAACTGAAAGGGTTGTGGATATTGACAGTGCCTGATCAACATGGTTTTCCCTCTGGCCACTCAGAGGTGATGAAGGGAGGATGATGGATGAGGCACAAAGGGTGAACATAATATAACACAGCACATACTGGAGGGATGAAGTCAAAGACCTACAGGTCAGGGTTACGGAGGAACTATGTGTGTCCGACAGGGGCCCAGTTGTTGGCCCTGCATCTCTCAGTGGACATGCTGGATGAGAGGCTCTGTTCAAGGGGACACTGAACATACAGTGAAATCACCACAATCTTATCAATTCCTTTCCTCACAGACTGGAATGGCTTCACAATTACCTTTTAAAAAGCAGATATAAGATGGTGAATGCAAGTAAAAACCATAAGCTTTAAAATTGTTGTGTGAAATGTTTTAAATATACAATAGGAGAACAGAGTAATTAAAGTATGTTTTGGTGTGTTGTAGATAAGCGTATTTAAGTGCCAAGCAATAATGCTATTATATTGGCCAATCTATCACGAAGACAAATGTGTGGAAAAAAGGGAAATATCAAAAATATTCTTTAGAaaggcattaaaaaaaaaatgtaaatacaggtGCCAAGCACAGTAAAGTTCAATAAACATTTTAATTCATTTACATGGTTTTGATTCATTTACAGCCGTCACTATAAGATGCGCGTACCATCAGAGTGGACCACTAACAAAAACACAAAGAATAGAGCAAATGCATCCTCTGACATTTTCTTATTCAAATATCACTTACTAGCAATTACAATGATATTCTACCATATGGTATCATATTATTCAACATCCATGGGGTTTATTTAATTAGTTTAAATAACAGAAAATCTTACTGACTGTGGCTTTATCATCAGAAATCTGCAATACTCTAACTATGCAAGAATGGAACAGTAAAGATGGAGAAAGATATACCAGCATATCATGTATTTTACAAAACGTATCCAAGAATGGTCTTATTTATTATCCCAAGGTCCTGTAAACACATCTGCCCTGGTTGGTTTGAACCAATGACTCAACACATCTATCAAACTGAAATAGGAAAAAACCCAGTCAGTCCTGCAGGTTCTGCCTACCAGAGAGAAAAGGAATCAAGCCCATGTGCATGATGTAACTATTGTTGTGGACGGCTGGACATAAATATGCCACCTGTTTCAGAGGAAAGCAGCTCGTAATCATTTGaacattggagagagagagagagagagagagagagagagagagagagaaagagagaaagagagagagggagggagggaaaccaTACAGTATTTACAATGATTCTATTCTTGTTCTGCGGTGCCCCTCATTACAGATCCATGCAGACCCCAGTGATTTAGCAGGCCAATCAGCATCCATTACATGGATGTCCTCCGAGGAGAAAGTTCCTGCCCAATCACTTCATATCATGCGTACGGTTCCAACCATGAAATATCATATCTGAACCATGATCAGAGAATGAAGTGGGTCTGGGACCATGGAGACAGGGCTTAGTATTGGAAACACCTGTTTTCCAACCATGACTACAGAAATGAGTGGATGAACTGGAGAGGAGAGCAGCAATGATTTCATAATTTGGCAAAACTCCATATATCTGGACATTATTTCCAATAATTATTCACGTTATTTGTCTGATATCCCCTACATCTTTTCAGCAGCATTTAAAATCAACTTCTCCTCACTGCAAAATGACCTCAGCTTTACAGAGAAAAGGCACGCATGTATGTGGTAGGAAGAACACAGAGTACAAATCTACAAAGCATATGATACAATACACAGCAGAGTCTGCTATAGCTCTGTACTACCGTATCAAAACATTGCCTTCTAGCACCAGATTCAGAACGGCTTGAATAACAACCTCCTCACATCCTTTCATCTTGGCTTCTTTCATTAGCAGTAAAATATGCAAACAATCCGATTGATTGGTTAATAGAAGTATATGCCTGCCATATAGCAAAATATGAAACTGGAACAATTTAAGATTCCCAACAAACTTCTAACAGGCTGGATATTTTATGCGACACTCTGACAAAGTTGAAGGGTTCCAGTGCCTGCTGGGATTTGAGGCCATTTTGAGTGACAGCATGTTTACTGGAAGGTATCTGTTCCATAATCCTCTCTGCGGTCACTGATCTTTCTCTTTGAGCAGATTTCAGACGTTTTACAGATTCACAAACGTGATATCTGTCCCCAGGGAACCTCACTGGGCAAGATTCTGACTGAAGACCATTATAGTAACTGTGCAGAAAAAGGTATAAAGAACTTCACTTTGACTGGGGACTAGGGGGCTGTTTTCTTTTGATAGGCTGGACCGCTCGTTGTGTGGATCACCATATAAGATACTATTTCTGGTAAACTATTGCCCTCTTGTGTTTATACTCCTATTTGCCGTGGATTCCTAAGCGTTGGCCGATCATACTAACTGTCAGGAGATTCACTATCTCAATGTGATACTTTACAACTGACAAGTGCATTACAACACTAAATCACCTGTGTGTCACAACCAAGATTCCAATTCCTTCAAATACCTTGCAtaccttttttattttacatcTTGAAGGTATTTTGAGAGTAACACAGGATGTATATCTGAACCCTGAGTTTTCAACTAAAGCAACACATTGATTTATTGCCAACTGCAATAACAATTTTTATTGCACATACATGCAATGTTTTGAAAAACTTTTGAAAtactttttatttcatttttatataGGAATACACATTTACAGCCAGCCATCAAATTTGACTTAAGAACTATGCGATACGCAAAAGCGTATTCCTTTAGCCATTGTGTTCCTGATTTTCTGGATAGACACCTCTTGTATAGGTATGAGAAAATAATTCCTCTCTGTTTCTGCTTTTTAGTCCAcatgcagggaggagaggaggaggagaggaggaggagaagaggaggtggagaggaggaggagaggaggagaagaggaggtggagaggaggaggagaagaggaggaggagaggaggaggagaggaggagaagaggaggtggagaggaggaggagaggaggaggagaggaggtggagaggaggaggagaggaggtggagaggaggaggagaggaggtgttcTGGATCCAACTGGTGGTGATTCATGGTTTCCCTTTGCTCTGTGTGAGAAAAACAGCATTGAGCAGCTCATATGTCAGTATgaagtatcacacacacacacacacacacacacacacacacacacacacacacacacacacacacacattctctgaaATGTGGACGCATAGGTCAAAAGGAAATACTTTAAATGTTTTTCCCCTTCTGGAGGGAACAGAGATGTTTGAGATACCATCACCCCCGAGGCAGGTTTTTCTGATCAACCTGAGGGCCCAGATGGAAGCGGTCCGGCCGGGGCTTTCCTGTGGCGGGTGGCCTGCTGAGTACAGAGATACCCCACCGTGTCACCTCCATGGCTAAATGAGAGAGGTCCGGTCCGGAGCGGCTGCCTCCTCAGAGGGCCTGCGGATAGTGTGACTGACCAGGACGGCTGACCCGGATACCGACCCGGAACTCCGACCAGACTGAGCCAGACTGAGCTGTGTGGGAATAGGAATGGCCTGGATTTGAGAAGGGGCATGATTGTAGAAGGTAGAAATGTTGAGGGATTTAGGGTTGTGGGTTTCAAATTGCCTTTCAATGCTGAGCAAAACCTGGGCTTGAGAAAAAGGCCTGGTGTTGGGGAGTTTTGGGGTGGTTTGGAGGGTGGTAGTGGTCGATTAGCAGACACATGTGGGTTGGTTGGTGGGGTGGGGGGTAGGGTGTGCTTGGAAGGGGGGTTGGGGGTTGGGAGGGCCCAGATACAGCGAAACAGGTGTCCCGGTGCCTCCACCAGGAGAAAAGAAAATTAGGGACGGCGGCTCATTTTCTCTGGAGCCTGAGCAGCTCAGACAGGATCTGAATATGATGATTGGTGGGAAtaaaaaccagagagagagaaagagtgatgaGGGGTTCAGGTCTTCAACAAGACAGACAGTATCTCTTAGTAGGGATGTGACTATGGCAGTATATAGACAGTGTTACTGCACAGTAGTAAATCACAGTGTTATCTAGGACATTGAGAGTTCTCATCAGATATTCATCCAGTGATCATGGACTAAACAATACTAATGGTTCTGGATGTATAAACAGCATTATAGGGGTAAAGCAATGCCCTGTGTCATAAATAAAAGGCCTTGCTTTTAAGTGTCGAATTTCCCAACTCTTTGGCACGGCATGCGTCTCTTGTCCTTGACGGGCCTTCAGAGTAGGCATTCTGAGTCGCCATTCGCTGCGCTCGTTATTTTCACAGGAAGTTTGTTTAACGGTCGATAGATGGACTTGGTGAACAACCATCATTCAAGTGATTTGAAAATGCCCAGCTAATCCCCCCAGCTAAATATTCTGGAAAATATTCTGCCAACACACATGCGTACTATAAATCACCTTTATAATGCTTGTCACATAAAATGTTACTACGACTGTGGACTTAAGAGCGTGTCCGTTGTGTTAAGGCCAACATGGCTGGCTGGGGCTGATTTTGGGACTGCCATGCGGCACCCCCACTATCAATCTATCTATGGAGGCTGCATGTGCCCTGGGTGCGTGTCTGAATGCAGGTTTGTGGGGGGCAGCTGCATTCCTTTATGGCTCTCACCTGGAACTATTGGACAGAGACAAGACGAGGAGAGTTTCGAATACATTTCATGGCGACCATTTCCAAACAGCCCCTAGGCCTATGTCTAAGCACAGGCCTGACTTATTACTTGGATAAAACAGTATTCTATTCTGGTCACGATAGCACTATTAAACAACACAGGCATAATCACCGGTCACAGGGCTGCTGAAAGCTCTCTCTCCACCCGTTATCCTCATGCCTGTTGAAGGGCTTGTCCCAGGTCGCATTGCGACGTGTGACGTGTGCCGGGCTCGGACAGCAGGAAGCTCGGTTAGCTCTCTCCA includes these proteins:
- the LOC115161102 gene encoding T-box transcription factor TBX15 isoform X1 → MSDRRRSAAALSSRAHAFSVEALIGSNKKRKLRGWEEKELELSMESLATNGQLGDGDDPAHCLDIDPDSEASPGSYSEGLAERTSCSFGSPADLAPAACEPSPAASMEEIQVELQCADLWKRFHEIGTEMIITKAGRRMFPAMRVKIVGLDPHQQYYIAMDIVPVDNKRYRYVYHSSKWMVAGNADSPVPPRVYIHPDSLASGDTWMRQVVSFDKLKLTNNELDDQGHVSEPIILHSMHKYQPRVHVIRKDFSSDLSPTKPVPSGEGVKTFSFPETVFTTVTAYQNQQITRLKIDRNPFAKGFRDSGRNSLSFSLSHRTGLEAIMETYAFWRPPVRTLTFEDFTNMQKQQGGSTGTSPTTSSTGTPSPSGAAHLLSPSCSPPTFHLAPNTFNVGCRESQLCSMGLSEYPACARSNMAALQGYGGLADSSYGRLQAAGGTVASTQQSESFLPQRTSSLIAAGMQGGGHGSLSGGSSGSTGGKMDAYGGQLTSFPASQLQYVMHAGSSSASGSSSSGSSPSSTHMFSGGHHHVQQGSYNAFSLHNPYNLYGYNFPTSPRLAASPEKPQGGLLCSSSPAGAFAERQYLSNGGMDSMHMIGNPSTGQQGAGSCDGRQYGSSSQMSMHIV
- the LOC115161102 gene encoding T-box transcription factor TBX15 isoform X2, translating into MSDRRRSAAALSSRAHAFSVEALIGSNKKRKLRGWEEKELELSMESLATNGQLGDGDDPAHCLDIDPDSEASPGSYSEGLAERTSCSFGSPADLAPAACEPSPAASMEEIQVELQCADLWKRFHEIGTEMIITKAGRRMFPAMRVKIVGLDPHQQYYIAMDIVPVDNKRYRYVYHSSKWMVAGNADSPVPPRVYIHPDSLASGDTWMRQVVSFDKLKLTNNELDDQGHIILHSMHKYQPRVHVIRKDFSSDLSPTKPVPSGEGVKTFSFPETVFTTVTAYQNQQITRLKIDRNPFAKGFRDSGRNSLSFSLSHRTGLEAIMETYAFWRPPVRTLTFEDFTNMQKQQGGSTGTSPTTSSTGTPSPSGAAHLLSPSCSPPTFHLAPNTFNVGCRESQLCSMGLSEYPACARSNMAALQGYGGLADSSYGRLQAAGGTVASTQQSESFLPQRTSSLIAAGMQGGGHGSLSGGSSGSTGGKMDAYGGQLTSFPASQLQYVMHAGSSSASGSSSSGSSPSSTHMFSGGHHHVQQGSYNAFSLHNPYNLYGYNFPTSPRLAASPEKPQGGLLCSSSPAGAFAERQYLSNGGMDSMHMIGNPSTGQQGAGSCDGRQYGSSSQMSMHIV
- the LOC115161102 gene encoding T-box transcription factor TBX15 isoform X4 is translated as MSDRRRSAAALSSRAHAFSVEALIGSNKKRKLRGWEEKELELSMESLATNGQLGDGDDPAHCLDIDPDSEASPGSYSEGLAERTSCSFGSPADLAPAACEPSPAASMEEIQVELQCADLWKRFHEIGTEMIITKAGRRMFPAMRVKIVGLDPHQQYYIAMDIVPVDNKRYRYVYHSSKWMVAGNADSPVPPRVYIHPDSLASGDTWMRQVVSFDKLKLTNNELDDQGHIILHSMHKYQPRVHVIRKDFSSDLSPTKPVPSGEGVKTFSFPETVFTTVTAYQNQQITRLKIDRNPFAKGFRDSGRNRTGLEAIMETYAFWRPPVRTLTFEDFTNMQKQQGGSTGTSPTTSSTGTPSPSGAAHLLSPSCSPPTFHLAPNTFNVGCRESQLCSMGLSEYPACARSNMAALQGYGGLADSSYGRLQAAGGTVASTQQSESFLPQRTSSLIAAGMQGGGHGSLSGGSSGSTGGKMDAYGGQLTSFPASQLQYVMHAGSSSASGSSSSGSSPSSTHMFSGGHHHVQQGSYNAFSLHNPYNLYGYNFPTSPRLAASPEKPQGGLLCSSSPAGAFAERQYLSNGGMDSMHMIGNPSTGQQGAGSCDGRQYGSSSQMSMHIV